A DNA window from Boseongicola sp. contains the following coding sequences:
- a CDS encoding SDR family oxidoreductase: protein MDPKRLAGKNIMITGAAQGMGATNAEYFAAQGANVCLGDVNLDGVNEVAARINAAGGGKAISLAMDVTKRKDNADAVQATVEEFGSINVALMNAGINKPRMFMDIDEENWDMIMNINAKGMLFGMQEAARQMIAQGPMEDHPYKIINVGSIVSRTAFLDVIPYSCSKYAALAMIIGGAKALWPHKITVNGYGPGVVRTELWEQLDKDLVEIGMFEEEGQSMDHLAETMITMKRYSYPDDVKGTAAFLCSDESDYMTGQLVMIDGGMIMQ, encoded by the coding sequence ATGGACCCGAAACGTCTGGCTGGCAAGAATATCATGATAACAGGGGCGGCGCAGGGCATGGGCGCAACCAATGCGGAATATTTCGCTGCGCAGGGGGCGAATGTCTGCCTGGGCGACGTCAATTTGGACGGCGTCAACGAAGTTGCAGCGCGCATCAATGCCGCTGGCGGCGGCAAAGCCATTTCCTTGGCCATGGATGTGACCAAACGCAAAGACAATGCAGACGCTGTCCAGGCGACGGTCGAGGAATTCGGCTCAATCAACGTGGCCTTGATGAACGCAGGCATCAACAAACCACGCATGTTCATGGATATTGACGAAGAAAACTGGGACATGATCATGAACATCAACGCCAAAGGCATGCTGTTTGGCATGCAAGAGGCCGCACGCCAAATGATCGCCCAAGGCCCGATGGAAGATCACCCATATAAAATTATCAACGTCGGTTCGATCGTATCGCGTACAGCTTTCCTGGATGTGATCCCCTATTCCTGCTCGAAATACGCCGCTCTTGCGATGATCATCGGCGGCGCAAAAGCGCTTTGGCCGCACAAGATCACAGTCAATGGCTATGGCCCCGGTGTTGTGCGTACCGAGCTGTGGGAGCAGCTGGACAAAGATTTGGTCGAAATTGGAATGTTCGAAGAGGAAGGCCAATCCATGGACCACCTCGCCGAAACCATGATTACGATGAAGCGCTATTCATACCCCGACGACGTAAAGGGAACCGCCGCGTTCCTTTGTTCCGACGAAAGCGATTACATGACGGGGCAACTTGTGATGATCGACGGCGGGATGATCATGCAGTGA
- a CDS encoding transposase: MMGPKQEAQAALFYEFSLEDHVPQDHLLRLIDRFVDLSSIRAHLSDFYSHTGRPSIDPELLIRMLLVGYCFGIRSERRLCEEVHLNLAYRWFCRLNLTDQVPDHSTFSKNRHGRFRESDLLRHVFETTVARSMEEGLVGGQGFAVDASLISADVQKQNSSNPEDWAARDIDPNNAPRAVREYLDTLDDEAFGAASTVKPKFMAHADPASQWTAARKGPAFFAYSTNYLIDTDHSIIMDVDASRSNKTAEISAMRKMLDRTEERFGVKSDWIAADTAYGSEDNLVWLALKRQILPFIPVFDKGERTDGTFSRSDFTWDDENDRYICPGGKEMRHTWRTYSDPARNAPSWKARKYRALKSDCTGCELKEKCCPNAEARAVHREKYEIVRDFARRCMASEFNVTAQKRRKKVEMLFAHLKRILGLGRLRLRGPCGVQDEFTLAAAAQNLRKLAKLTPMVPAAG, encoded by the coding sequence ATGATGGGACCTAAGCAGGAAGCACAGGCGGCGTTGTTCTATGAGTTCTCGTTGGAGGATCATGTCCCTCAAGACCACCTTCTTCGGTTGATTGACCGGTTCGTTGACCTGAGCAGTATCCGGGCGCATCTGTCGGATTTCTATAGTCACACAGGCCGTCCATCCATTGATCCGGAACTGCTCATTCGGATGCTGTTGGTGGGGTATTGCTTTGGTATTCGGTCAGAACGCCGGCTCTGCGAAGAGGTTCATCTGAACCTCGCCTACCGCTGGTTTTGCCGGCTGAATTTGACCGACCAAGTTCCAGACCACTCGACCTTCTCGAAGAACCGCCATGGTCGGTTCCGTGAGAGCGATCTGCTGCGCCATGTGTTCGAGACCACGGTTGCACGCAGCATGGAAGAAGGACTGGTGGGCGGTCAGGGTTTTGCTGTTGATGCCAGTTTGATCAGTGCGGATGTTCAGAAGCAAAACTCCAGCAATCCCGAAGACTGGGCCGCCCGTGACATTGATCCCAATAACGCGCCGCGCGCAGTGCGCGAGTATCTCGACACCTTGGACGACGAGGCCTTTGGTGCAGCCTCCACGGTCAAGCCCAAGTTCATGGCCCATGCCGACCCCGCCAGCCAATGGACGGCTGCACGTAAAGGCCCGGCTTTCTTTGCGTATTCTACTAATTATCTGATCGATACCGATCACAGTATCATCATGGACGTAGATGCCAGTCGGTCCAACAAGACCGCTGAAATAAGTGCCATGCGCAAAATGCTCGATCGCACCGAAGAACGTTTTGGTGTGAAGTCCGATTGGATCGCTGCGGACACCGCATATGGATCAGAAGACAATCTTGTCTGGCTCGCATTGAAGCGCCAAATCCTTCCCTTCATTCCTGTCTTCGACAAAGGTGAGCGCACGGACGGAACGTTCTCACGATCCGACTTCACGTGGGACGATGAGAACGACCGCTATATCTGTCCGGGCGGCAAAGAGATGCGGCACACTTGGCGGACCTATTCTGACCCGGCTCGAAACGCGCCAAGCTGGAAAGCTCGCAAGTATCGAGCGCTGAAGTCCGATTGCACAGGATGCGAGCTGAAGGAAAAATGCTGCCCCAACGCCGAGGCCCGCGCCGTCCATCGCGAGAAATACGAAATCGTCCGGGACTTCGCCCGCCGATGCATGGCGTCAGAGTTCAATGTCACCGCACAGAAACGACGAAAGAAGGTCGAGATGCTCTTTGCACACCTCAAACGCATCCTTGGCCTCGGGCGGCTCCGATTACGTGGACCCTGCGGCGTCCAAGACGAGTTTACTCTCGCAGCAGCAGCCCAAAACCTCCGGAAACTAGCCAAACTCACGCCGATGGTGCCAGCCGCAGGATGA
- the betC gene encoding choline-sulfatase, producing the protein MESQPNILFIQVDQLTASSLSSYGSEVCHAPNLDRLANTGTVFETAYCNFPLCAPSRFSMAAGQLCSTIGAYDNAAEMPASVPTYAHYLRAAGYQTALSGKMHFIGPDQYHGFEKRLTADLYPADFSWVPNWGDEGKRDTNDDRSVLVSGVCERSVQIDFDEMVTANAIQHLYDLARSNDERPFFLQVSYTHPHEPYLCRKEYWDLYEDVDIPLPSVPAMSSNEHDVHSQRLLSDFAMLDKRFSDEDIARARRAYYGSISYIDAMVGRVLDVLAATGKADKTAIVFTSDHGEMLGERGMWFKKHFFEPALRIPLIMKVPGQAAKRVGTPVSLVDLLPTFMGLAQGSGWESGVEQLEGDDLTALATEADDLARPVFAEYLAEATPSPILMIRKGDYKFIWSKDDPSLMFDLRTDPNECHNITQDPKNADQVSDFMQMISDKWNYNDLKDKIVESQKRRRLIVDGYADGPRPRWNHSESASDRVIWYRGEGGYNEWAFSFLPVQIKDTTSCDAANRSKWADFVEKLMLDRGMNC; encoded by the coding sequence ATGGAGTCACAGCCCAACATCCTTTTCATTCAGGTCGATCAGTTAACGGCGTCGTCATTGAGCAGCTACGGCAGTGAAGTCTGCCATGCGCCGAACCTTGATCGCCTTGCCAATACGGGCACGGTTTTCGAGACCGCCTATTGCAATTTCCCGCTATGCGCACCATCGCGATTTTCCATGGCAGCGGGCCAGTTGTGTTCAACCATTGGTGCCTATGACAACGCAGCAGAGATGCCGGCTTCAGTTCCGACTTACGCGCACTACCTTCGCGCTGCCGGATATCAAACGGCCCTTTCCGGCAAGATGCATTTCATCGGTCCTGACCAGTACCACGGCTTTGAAAAACGGCTGACAGCCGATCTTTACCCGGCGGACTTCAGTTGGGTCCCAAATTGGGGGGATGAAGGCAAGCGCGACACAAACGATGACCGCAGTGTGTTGGTTTCTGGCGTCTGTGAGCGCTCTGTTCAGATCGATTTCGACGAGATGGTAACCGCAAACGCGATCCAGCACCTCTATGATCTGGCTCGGTCAAACGACGAACGCCCCTTCTTTTTGCAGGTCTCCTATACACATCCACATGAACCCTATCTATGCCGCAAGGAATACTGGGACCTCTACGAAGATGTTGACATCCCTTTGCCCAGCGTTCCGGCTATGTCTTCAAATGAACACGACGTTCATTCGCAGCGGCTTTTGAGCGACTTTGCGATGCTGGATAAACGCTTCTCGGATGAAGACATCGCCCGCGCGCGGCGTGCGTACTACGGCTCAATCAGCTATATCGATGCGATGGTAGGGCGTGTTCTGGATGTGCTGGCCGCAACTGGTAAAGCCGACAAGACAGCGATTGTTTTCACATCCGATCATGGCGAAATGCTGGGCGAGCGGGGTATGTGGTTCAAAAAACACTTCTTCGAACCAGCACTGCGCATCCCACTGATTATGAAGGTGCCGGGCCAGGCTGCAAAACGGGTCGGAACGCCTGTATCGCTTGTCGATTTATTGCCGACCTTTATGGGGCTGGCACAAGGCAGCGGTTGGGAAAGCGGAGTTGAACAGTTGGAAGGCGATGACCTGACCGCACTTGCCACAGAAGCTGACGACCTGGCCAGACCAGTTTTCGCGGAATACCTTGCTGAAGCGACCCCTTCTCCGATCCTTATGATCCGGAAAGGGGATTACAAGTTCATTTGGTCAAAGGATGATCCGAGCCTTATGTTCGACCTGAGGACCGACCCGAATGAGTGCCACAACATTACCCAAGACCCCAAAAATGCAGACCAAGTATCTGACTTCATGCAGATGATTTCTGACAAATGGAACTATAATGATCTGAAAGACAAGATTGTCGAAAGCCAAAAACGCCGTCGATTGATCGTCGACGGATATGCAGATGGGCCTCGCCCTCGGTGGAACCACAGTGAGTCTGCGTCAGATAGAGTAATCTGGTACCGAGGCGAAGGTGGTTACAATGAGTGGGCGTTCTCCTTTTTGCCTGTGCAAATCAAAGATACCACTAGCTGCGATGCAGCGAACCGGTCGAAATGGGCTGATTTTGTTGAAAAACTCATGCTTGATCGTGGAATGAACTGCTGA
- a CDS encoding ABC transporter permease subunit — translation MLLQWVVENFRFVFQAIKVPFDIVLSGLEDALTGTPDLVMLAIIVLIAWQAGGRRLAAVSAASMLAIGLMGAWEESMVTLSIVLTCVIFCSMIGIPLGIMAARNDRFWTILQPLLDLMQTIPSFVYLVPIVMLFSIGNVSGVIVTFIYALPPVVRLSNLGIRQVRGDMVEAARAFGASKRQTLIKVELPLAMPTIMAGVNQTIMMALSMVVVASMISVTGLGQMVLRGIGRLDMGLATVGGLGIVFLAIVIDRVSQSFGTSARDRGHKKWYETGPVGAVRTLMGKV, via the coding sequence ATGTTGCTGCAATGGGTCGTCGAAAACTTTCGGTTTGTTTTTCAGGCAATAAAAGTGCCCTTCGACATCGTTCTGTCCGGGCTGGAGGACGCACTGACCGGGACGCCTGATCTAGTAATGCTGGCCATCATCGTACTGATAGCCTGGCAAGCAGGTGGGCGACGACTTGCTGCGGTGTCTGCCGCATCCATGCTGGCCATCGGTTTGATGGGCGCGTGGGAAGAAAGCATGGTGACCCTTTCAATCGTCCTGACATGTGTCATCTTCTGTTCCATGATCGGCATCCCGTTGGGGATTATGGCGGCGCGCAACGATAGGTTCTGGACCATCCTGCAGCCACTTCTCGATCTGATGCAAACGATCCCGTCATTCGTTTACCTTGTGCCAATTGTGATGCTTTTTTCCATTGGTAATGTGTCCGGCGTGATCGTGACCTTTATCTACGCATTGCCACCAGTTGTGCGTCTCAGCAATCTTGGCATCCGACAGGTGCGTGGAGATATGGTTGAAGCCGCGCGGGCCTTTGGTGCCAGCAAACGGCAAACGCTGATTAAGGTTGAACTGCCGCTGGCGATGCCAACCATTATGGCAGGTGTAAACCAGACTATCATGATGGCGCTGTCGATGGTTGTTGTCGCGTCAATGATCTCAGTTACCGGGCTTGGCCAGATGGTGTTGCGCGGCATTGGACGCCTTGACATGGGGCTTGCAACTGTGGGCGGTCTAGGCATTGTGTTCCTCGCGATCGTTATCGACCGGGTCAGCCAAAGCTTCGGCACATCCGCACGCGATCGGGGCCACAAAAAATGGTACGAAACAGGACCGGTTGGAGCGGTACGCACGTTGATGGGCAAGGTGTAA
- a CDS encoding betaine/proline/choline family ABC transporter ATP-binding protein (Members of the family are the ATP-binding subunit of ABC transporters for substrates such as betaine, L-proline or other amino acids, choline, carnitine, etc. The substrate specificity is best determined from the substrate-binding subunit, rather than this subunit, as it interacts with the permease subunit and not with substrate directly.) has protein sequence MSDVQIECRNLWKIYGARADEALKAVQSEGLSKDDVRDKYGCVLGVRDASFSVGKGKIFCIMGLSGSGKSTLVRHINRLIEPTAGEIHVAGQRVDTMNEPSLLKLRSETIGMVFQHMALWPHRTLSENVAFGLEVRNVPQAKCREAAEIALSSMDLTGWEDHYPDQLSGGMQQRVGLARALAADPDILLMDEPFSALDPLIRRQLQDQFLALSEKVQKTTVFITHDLDEAIRMGDQIAIMNDGVIVQIGTPEEIVTNPKDDYVAEFVKGISRVNLVRAETIMSAMDGRDVTSKTVPLGSELGEIMDQFMEDQSPVTVVNPEGDAVGHITITDALRG, from the coding sequence ATGAGCGACGTTCAAATCGAATGCCGTAATCTGTGGAAGATCTACGGCGCACGCGCGGATGAGGCTTTGAAGGCCGTACAGTCCGAAGGCCTGAGCAAAGATGATGTTCGCGACAAGTATGGTTGCGTATTGGGTGTAAGAGACGCAAGCTTCAGCGTTGGCAAAGGAAAAATCTTCTGCATCATGGGTCTGTCAGGTTCGGGCAAATCCACTTTGGTGCGCCATATCAACCGCCTGATTGAACCGACTGCGGGCGAAATTCATGTTGCCGGCCAACGTGTCGACACAATGAATGAACCGTCGTTGCTAAAACTGCGTTCTGAGACGATTGGAATGGTCTTTCAGCACATGGCCCTATGGCCGCATCGAACGTTGTCGGAAAACGTGGCTTTTGGCTTGGAAGTGCGCAACGTTCCCCAGGCAAAGTGCCGCGAAGCAGCTGAAATTGCATTGTCTTCTATGGACCTGACCGGCTGGGAAGATCACTATCCAGACCAACTGTCTGGAGGGATGCAGCAACGCGTCGGCCTTGCAAGGGCGCTGGCGGCAGATCCGGATATTTTGCTTATGGATGAACCGTTTTCAGCGCTTGATCCTTTAATCCGGCGCCAGTTGCAAGATCAGTTCCTCGCGCTTTCCGAGAAAGTTCAAAAAACAACCGTGTTCATCACGCATGACCTTGATGAAGCGATCCGCATGGGCGACCAGATTGCGATCATGAATGATGGGGTTATCGTGCAGATCGGAACGCCTGAAGAAATAGTTACCAACCCCAAGGACGACTATGTTGCTGAGTTTGTCAAAGGCATCAGCCGGGTCAATCTGGTGCGGGCCGAGACAATTATGTCCGCGATGGACGGGCGCGACGTCACATCAAAGACAGTGCCCTTGGGCAGCGAATTGGGCGAAATCATGGATCAGTTCATGGAAGACCAGTCTCCCGTGACTGTCGTGAATCCCGAAGGCGACGCTGTCGGCCACATCACTATAACGGACGCATTGCGCGGATAG
- the proX gene encoding glycine betaine/L-proline ABC transporter substrate-binding protein ProX, producing MNRLIATSALAALALTTSVSAQEMPGKGIEINPIKGSPANAWFQHMVVQLGLEALGYEVEETREADFPALHLAVSSRDADYTVNHWRPLHNDFFDKSGGDGTMVRSHAVITGAGQGYYIDKKTADANGITNLGQLADPAVAALFDGDDDGLANLSGCNPGWGCELKIEEHLDAYELRDVVEHDQGSYFAIMADTITRYNEGGSILYYTWTPNWISDVLVPATDVVQIGVPSNGDAMDPGFAVNDVYVVANKDFMEDNPAAAKFLSTVEIPISAVNAAQVKLRDGEDTVEDFRRHAEDWVAANQSQFDARVAEAAAAN from the coding sequence ATGAATCGATTGATAGCCACATCAGCCCTTGCCGCACTGGCGTTGACTACGTCCGTTTCCGCTCAGGAAATGCCTGGCAAAGGCATTGAAATAAACCCGATCAAGGGCTCGCCTGCGAATGCTTGGTTCCAGCACATGGTGGTTCAACTTGGCCTCGAAGCGCTTGGCTACGAAGTTGAAGAAACCCGCGAAGCGGATTTCCCAGCCTTGCATCTTGCGGTGTCTTCGAGGGATGCGGACTATACGGTCAATCATTGGCGGCCACTTCACAACGATTTCTTTGATAAGTCCGGTGGCGATGGCACGATGGTCCGCAGCCACGCTGTGATCACGGGTGCTGGTCAAGGTTACTACATCGACAAGAAGACCGCTGACGCGAATGGAATTACCAACCTAGGACAACTGGCTGACCCCGCCGTTGCTGCGCTGTTTGACGGCGACGATGATGGCCTAGCCAACCTCTCAGGCTGTAACCCTGGTTGGGGATGCGAATTGAAGATCGAAGAGCATCTTGACGCTTATGAACTGCGCGATGTGGTTGAGCATGATCAAGGTAGCTATTTTGCGATCATGGCCGACACGATCACGCGCTACAATGAAGGCGGATCAATCCTGTACTACACTTGGACTCCTAACTGGATCAGTGACGTATTGGTCCCCGCCACAGATGTCGTGCAGATTGGCGTACCCTCTAACGGGGATGCTATGGATCCGGGATTTGCAGTGAACGATGTCTATGTCGTCGCGAACAAGGACTTCATGGAAGATAACCCAGCTGCTGCAAAATTCCTCAGCACAGTGGAAATTCCAATCTCGGCAGTGAATGCGGCGCAGGTCAAGCTTCGTGATGGCGAAGACACCGTTGAGGATTTCCGCCGTCATGCTGAAGACTGGGTTGCCGCAAATCAAAGCCAGTTTGATGCACGGGTCGCCGAAGCGGCGGCCGCTAACTAA
- a CDS encoding LysR family transcriptional regulator, with product MDNLRKDVHLLRNIVTFRAASVSENFTKAAVELGISRVAVSRQIAELEQALNTRLFSRNHRKVALTRSGSAFAEMVNPAMQTIEEAMEQQRANKSDTRLTITVTSAFATYWLMPRLIDFGAQHPDIEINLVASDRYLDIGTEGIDVAIRYGPTVPQGPGWEPIMQEAIFPVFSPNYNAQTDLRNAEALLNERLLYLSGRYRREARWEFWFESQGLPAPEERSGVHVNTYINMLQAAIEGQGIALAGHPLVDTYLENGELQKMPGVPPLQREMYFLYATEQHRPARVFRSWLKEKIWNAPESLASQNH from the coding sequence ATGGATAACCTGCGCAAAGATGTTCATTTACTAAGGAACATCGTAACATTTCGTGCGGCTTCTGTTTCAGAAAACTTTACGAAGGCAGCAGTTGAGCTGGGAATTTCTCGCGTGGCCGTCAGCCGCCAAATTGCAGAGCTTGAACAGGCGCTTAACACACGCTTATTTTCACGCAATCACCGGAAAGTCGCGCTGACGCGCAGCGGGAGCGCCTTTGCAGAAATGGTGAACCCAGCGATGCAAACCATTGAAGAGGCCATGGAACAACAGCGTGCGAACAAATCGGACACACGGCTAACGATCACAGTGACTTCAGCCTTCGCAACCTATTGGTTGATGCCCCGTTTGATCGATTTTGGTGCCCAACATCCAGACATCGAGATCAATCTGGTGGCCTCCGACAGGTATTTGGACATTGGCACCGAGGGTATCGACGTTGCAATACGGTATGGCCCGACGGTCCCGCAAGGTCCTGGGTGGGAACCGATCATGCAAGAAGCAATTTTTCCGGTCTTTAGTCCTAACTACAATGCCCAGACTGACCTGAGAAACGCAGAAGCGTTGCTTAACGAAAGACTGCTATATCTATCGGGGCGGTACCGTCGCGAGGCGCGATGGGAGTTTTGGTTCGAGTCGCAGGGTCTTCCCGCACCGGAAGAACGATCCGGCGTGCATGTGAATACATACATTAACATGTTGCAAGCTGCGATCGAAGGTCAGGGTATTGCATTGGCCGGTCACCCGCTGGTGGACACCTATCTCGAAAACGGCGAACTGCAAAAAATGCCTGGGGTACCGCCATTGCAGCGAGAAATGTACTTCCTCTATGCAACAGAGCAACACCGACCGGCCCGAGTTTTTCGGTCTTGGCTGAAAGAAAAGATTTGGAATGCGCCCGAGAGCCTTGCGTCACAAAATCACTAA
- the gatB gene encoding Asp-tRNA(Asn)/Glu-tRNA(Gln) amidotransferase subunit GatB, translating to MLDLTYETPKPKVIAGATGDWELVIGLEVHAQVASKAKLFSGASTTFGAEPNSNVAFVDAAMPGMLPVINEYCVEQAVRTGLGLKAEINLRSAFDRKNYFYPDLPQGYQISQLYHPIVGEGEVLVELEAGVARLVRVERIHLEQDAGKSIHDMDPHMSFVDLNRTGVALMEIVSRPDIRGPEEAAAYVAKLRQILQYLGTCDGNMQNGNMRADVNVSVCRPGDYERYQASQDFAHLGTRCEIKNMNSMRFIQQAIDVEARRQIALLEDGKEVTQETRLYDPDKGETRSMRSKEEAHDYRYFPCPDLMPLEIEQGWVDDNEAGLPELPDAKKARFVADYGMTDYDASVLTAEVENAAYFEEVAKGRDGKLAANWVINELFGRLKKEDQAITESPVSATQLGGIVELITKGDISGKIAKDLFEIVWTTGGDPAEIVEARGMKQVTDTDAIEAAVDQIIADNPAQVEKAKQNPKLAGWFVGQVMKATGGKANPKAVNEIVSKKLSS from the coding sequence ATGCTGGACCTGACATACGAAACGCCAAAGCCAAAAGTCATCGCCGGGGCAACCGGGGATTGGGAACTTGTGATCGGGCTGGAAGTTCACGCTCAGGTCGCCTCGAAAGCCAAGCTGTTCTCTGGCGCATCCACCACCTTCGGGGCCGAACCAAACTCCAACGTCGCCTTCGTTGACGCCGCCATGCCCGGCATGTTGCCCGTCATCAACGAATACTGCGTCGAACAGGCCGTGCGCACCGGTCTTGGCCTGAAGGCCGAGATCAACCTGCGCTCTGCCTTCGACCGCAAAAACTACTTTTACCCCGACTTGCCCCAAGGCTATCAGATCAGCCAGCTTTACCATCCCATCGTCGGCGAAGGCGAAGTGCTGGTGGAACTCGAAGCAGGCGTCGCCCGCCTTGTGCGCGTCGAACGCATCCATCTGGAACAGGACGCTGGCAAATCCATCCACGACATGGATCCACATATGTCCTTCGTCGATCTGAACCGCACCGGCGTCGCCCTGATGGAGATCGTCAGCCGCCCCGATATCCGCGGCCCGGAAGAAGCCGCCGCCTACGTCGCCAAACTGCGCCAAATCCTGCAATACCTGGGCACCTGTGACGGCAACATGCAAAACGGCAATATGCGCGCCGACGTCAACGTGTCGGTCTGTCGCCCCGGCGATTACGAACGCTATCAGGCTTCCCAGGATTTCGCCCACCTCGGCACCCGTTGCGAGATCAAGAACATGAACTCCATGCGCTTCATCCAGCAAGCCATCGACGTCGAAGCCCGCCGCCAGATCGCCCTGCTTGAAGACGGCAAAGAGGTCACGCAGGAAACCCGCCTCTACGACCCCGACAAAGGCGAAACCCGCTCGATGCGCTCCAAGGAAGAAGCGCACGACTACCGCTATTTCCCCTGCCCCGACCTGATGCCGCTTGAGATCGAACAGGGTTGGGTCGACGACAACGAAGCTGGTCTGCCCGAACTGCCTGACGCCAAGAAAGCGCGTTTCGTGGCGGACTACGGCATGACCGACTACGACGCCTCCGTCCTGACCGCCGAGGTCGAAAACGCCGCCTACTTCGAAGAAGTGGCCAAAGGCCGCGACGGCAAACTCGCCGCCAACTGGGTGATCAACGAGTTGTTCGGCCGCCTGAAGAAAGAGGATCAGGCGATCACCGAAAGCCCCGTCTCGGCCACGCAACTGGGCGGCATTGTCGAACTGATCACCAAGGGCGACATCTCGGGCAAGATCGCCAAAGACCTGTTCGAAATCGTCTGGACGACAGGCGGCGACCCGGCAGAAATCGTCGAGGCCCGCGGCATGAAGCAGGTGACGGATACCGACGCGATTGAGGCCGCCGTAGACCAGATCATCGCCGACAACCCGGCCCAGGTCGAAAAGGCCAAACAGAACCCCAAACTGGCGGGCTGGTTCGTGGGTCAGGTGATGAAGGCGACGGGCGGTAAAGCCAATCCAAAGGCCGTCAACGAAATAGTTTCAAAGAAACTATCTTCGTAG
- a CDS encoding NUDIX domain-containing protein → MLQRPKHLQVAALCYKVSDNKTQVLLITSRDTGRWIIPKGWPEQGLTTREAAIKEAWEEAGVVAEPEHGDTIGSYSYDKIQSTGWPLPVETLVYPVAVDTLADDFPEAHERKRKWVDPEEAANLVNEPELKSILRNL, encoded by the coding sequence ATGCTCCAACGACCCAAACACCTGCAAGTCGCAGCGCTTTGCTACAAAGTCAGCGACAACAAAACCCAGGTCCTCCTCATCACCAGCCGCGACACCGGCCGCTGGATCATCCCGAAAGGCTGGCCAGAACAAGGGCTTACAACTCGCGAGGCCGCCATAAAAGAGGCATGGGAAGAAGCAGGCGTTGTCGCCGAACCGGAACACGGCGACACCATCGGCTCTTACAGCTACGACAAAATCCAATCCACAGGCTGGCCCTTGCCGGTGGAAACACTGGTCTACCCGGTCGCCGTCGACACATTGGCCGACGATTTTCCCGAAGCACACGAGCGTAAACGGAAATGGGTTGATCCCGAAGAGGCTGCAAATCTGGTGAACGAGCCAGAACTGAAGTCGATCCTGCGGAATTTGTGA